A region from the Panicum hallii strain FIL2 chromosome 1, PHallii_v3.1, whole genome shotgun sequence genome encodes:
- the LOC112895304 gene encoding ice-structuring glycoprotein-like codes for MSLRPPASATSAAAAPAVGTSSGVSTATSSAAGSTDSAPAVAPAKAAGAASPPAVAGGVASIRGAVSATGAPARTSTAAGGVGGAVGGVANPPAVVVEEACWRPDLPAEESPVEAEDEAGLGIASSLRLAPRATGGAAPLSASPVAVAGPAAAAAGAVVAVGPTASAGAVVMAAPGTTVGAEATVAVVATVAETAAARQASPAATAGDGAAAAEPRS; via the exons ATGAGTCTTCGACCACCTGCTTCCGCGACCTCTGCTGCGGCTGCCCCCGCAGTAGGCACCTCCAGTGGTGTCTCCACCGCGACCTCCTCCGCAGCCGGCTCTACAGACAGCGCCCCCGCCGTGGCACCCGCTAAAGCCGCTGGAGCAGCCTCTCCGCCCGCCGTGGCTGGAGGGGTCGCCTCCATTCGTGGTGCGGTCTCAGCCACTGGAGCTCCGGCCCGGACCTCCACGGCCGCGGGCGGGGTTGGAGGTGCTGTCGGTGGAGTCGCCAACCCCCCAGCAGTGGTTGTGGAAGAAGCTTGCTGGAGGCCGGACCTGCCGGCCGAGGAGTCGCCGGTGGAAGCAGAAGATGAGGCAGG ATTGGGGATTGCCTCCTCCCTGAGGCTGGCGCCCCGGGCGACCGGCGGGGCGGCACCACTGTCGGCGTCTCCGGTGGCTGTGGcggggcctgctgctgctgctgctggggcggtggtggcggtgggccCTACTGCTTCCGCTGGGGCGGTGGTGATGGCGGCGCCTGGCACTACTGTGGGGGCTGAGGCGACGGTGGCGGTGGTTGCTACTGTGGCGGAAACCGCTGCGGCTCGTCAGGCCTCCCCTGCGGCAACTGCTGGcgatggggcggcggcggcggagcccaGGAGCTAA